The following coding sequences lie in one Oncorhynchus kisutch isolate 150728-3 linkage group LG17, Okis_V2, whole genome shotgun sequence genomic window:
- the rpl11 gene encoding 60S ribosomal protein L11 isoform X2, which translates to MAEQGEKKENPMRELRIRKLCMNICVGESGDRLTRAAKVLEQLTGQTPVFSKARYTVRSFGIRRNEKIAVHCTVRGAKAEEILEKGLKVREYELRKNNFSDTGNFGFGIQEHIDLGIKYDPSIGIYGLDFYVVLGRPGFSIADKKQKTGRIGFRHRIRKEEAMRWFQQKYDGIILPGK; encoded by the exons ATGGCG GAACAGGGCGAGAAAAAGGAGAACCCCATGCGTGAGCTTCGCATCCGCAAGCTCTGTATGAACATCTGTGTTGGGGAGAGTGGTGACCGACTGACCCGTGCTGCTAAGGTGCTTGAGCAGCTGACAGGACAGACGCCTGTCTTCTCCAAGG CCCGCTACACTGTGCGATCCTTCGGCATCCGCAGAAATGAAAAGATTGCTGTCCACTGTACCGTACGTGGAGCTAAGGCTGAGGAGATCCTGGAGAAGGGACTCAAG GTGCGTGAGTACGAGTTGAGGAAGAACAACTTCTCCGACACTGGGAACTTCGGCTTTGGCATCCAGGAACACATTGATCTGGGAATCAAGTACGACCCCAGCATCGGTATCTATGGACTGGACTTCTATGTT GTCCTTGGCAGACCTGGCTTCAGCATCGCTGACAAGAAGCAGAAAACCGGTCGCATCGGTTTCAGGCACCGTATCCGCAAAGAGGAGGCCATGCGCTGGTTCCAGCAGAAG
- the rpl11 gene encoding 60S ribosomal protein L11 isoform X1, with amino-acid sequence MHGHVRVAAFSGSLRKEQGEKKENPMRELRIRKLCMNICVGESGDRLTRAAKVLEQLTGQTPVFSKARYTVRSFGIRRNEKIAVHCTVRGAKAEEILEKGLKVREYELRKNNFSDTGNFGFGIQEHIDLGIKYDPSIGIYGLDFYVVLGRPGFSIADKKQKTGRIGFRHRIRKEEAMRWFQQKYDGIILPGK; translated from the exons ATGCACGGGCATGTCCGTGTGGCAGCTTTTAGTGGTTCACTTAGGAAG GAACAGGGCGAGAAAAAGGAGAACCCCATGCGTGAGCTTCGCATCCGCAAGCTCTGTATGAACATCTGTGTTGGGGAGAGTGGTGACCGACTGACCCGTGCTGCTAAGGTGCTTGAGCAGCTGACAGGACAGACGCCTGTCTTCTCCAAGG CCCGCTACACTGTGCGATCCTTCGGCATCCGCAGAAATGAAAAGATTGCTGTCCACTGTACCGTACGTGGAGCTAAGGCTGAGGAGATCCTGGAGAAGGGACTCAAG GTGCGTGAGTACGAGTTGAGGAAGAACAACTTCTCCGACACTGGGAACTTCGGCTTTGGCATCCAGGAACACATTGATCTGGGAATCAAGTACGACCCCAGCATCGGTATCTATGGACTGGACTTCTATGTT GTCCTTGGCAGACCTGGCTTCAGCATCGCTGACAAGAAGCAGAAAACCGGTCGCATCGGTTTCAGGCACCGTATCCGCAAAGAGGAGGCCATGCGCTGGTTCCAGCAGAAG
- the LOC109906931 gene encoding cyclic GMP-AMP synthase isoform X2: MNRTTPQRRSSSRRQTSVPSTPPREPQTIPQSWALARTSSTPVDLQPSLGREAEEGEYLDRQDGDGGSPIEDSQTGASLGQETDGNSSTPATHNSLLPRQRPHLTAQNPTPGYELAPITPELARWIRLRSQNLKLRQSDRQWAVDLVNHLRDSLLVFLKNSDEQPYFQSASVLNSGSYYEMVKIHNPNEFDMMLKLQSPSRLKMTELDQYHGLFYEVALSRPTRAHIRSFLLEDGLTISASKIIREMHRLVRKFISTYKVPGNSWRWVVKRKRPNSPAVTLSLLELDNGKEELLSVDVVPALEVPSSQSWPLAARAGPDVNNWLGKKTRRSLTHQTCFFVPKKPPGRNLSEAAKESWRISFSHIEKELIKTHGNKRTCCESSATKCCRKQCFKLLKCLIEGLKKRYPQELDALCSYHGKTVFLHTLSIRAQDSLWTPHHLPACFMHLLGALEGHARSGLLPHFFVPTSNLFAAPTFPRKALVFLTEALEEQRRQGLPLLMPPAPAPPLAVHSPSNSQSQPSIVVQQIHVIQSTIIQPPKVIETKALVKMFNILALVVALVCVVCYLCPSVVGR, translated from the exons ATGAACAGAACCACACCTCAGAGGAGGTCATCCTCCAGGAGACAGACCTCAGTTCCATCCACACCCCCTAGAGAGCCCCAGACAATTCCTCAATCATGGGCCCTCGCCAGGACCTCGTCCACCCCCGTCGACCTCCAACCTAGCCtgggcagagaggcagaggagggtgaGTATCTGGACAGACAAGATGGAGATGGAGGTAGCCCCATAGAGGACTCTCAGACTGGGGCATCATTGGGTCAGGAGACTGATGGAAACTCCAGTACCCCAGCCACACACAACTCACTCCTCCCTAGGCAGAGACCACACCTGACAG CCCAGAACCCCACACCAGGGTATGAGCTGGCCCCTATCACCCCAGAGCTGGCCCGCTGGATCAGGCTTCGGTCACAGAACCTCAAGCTCCGCCAGAGTGACCGCCAGTGGGCCGTGGACTTGGTCAACCATCTCCGGGACAGCCTGCTGGTCTTCCTCAAGAACAGTGACGAGCAGCCCTACTTCCAGTCAGCCTCTGTGCTCAACAGTGGTTCATACTACGAGATGGTTAAG ATACACAACCCAAATGAGTTTGACATGATGCTGAAGCTCCAGTCTCCTTCCCGCCTCAAAATGACTGAGCTGGACCAATACCACGGCCTGTTCTACGAAGTTGCTCTATCCCGACCGACGCGTGCCCACATACGGTCTTTCCTATTGGAAGATGGGCTCACCATCTCAGCCAGCAAGATCATAAGGGAAATGCACCGTCTGGTCCGAAAGTTCATCAGCACCTACAAAG TGCCTGGAAATAGCTGGCGTTGGGTTGTGAAGAGGAAGCGTCCAAACTCCCCAGCGGTGACCCTTTCCCTGTTGGAGTTGGATAATGGGAAAGAGGAACTACTTTCTGTGGATGTGGTGCCAGCCTTGGAAGTGCCGTCCTCACAGAGCTGGCCTCTGGCTGCCCGCGCAGGCCCAGATGTGAACAACTGGCTGGGGAAGAAGACCCGGCGCTCTCTCACCCACCAAACTTGCTTCTTTGTGCCCAAGAAACCGCCAGGGCGTAACCTCAGTGAGGCAGCTAAAG AGAGTTGGAGGATTTCCTTTTCTCACATAGAAAAGGAACTGATCAAGACTCATGGGAACAAGAGGACCTGCTGTGAGAGCTCTGCCACCAAGTGCTGCCG tAAGCAGTGCTTTAAGCTCCTCAAGTGTCTGATCGAGGGACTGAAGAAACGCTACCCTCAGGAGCTGGATGCTCTGTGCTCCTACCATGGGAAGACAGTCTTTCTACACACCCTTTCCATCAGGGCCCAGGACTCCCTGTGGACACCGCATCATCTGCCTGCCTGCTTCATGCACCTCCTAGGGGCCCTGGAGGGCCACGCAAGGAGTGGCCTGCTACCCCACTTCTTTGTCCCCACCTCCAACCTCTTCGCCGCACCGACCTTCCCACGCAAAGCTCTGGTGTTTCTGACAGAGGCtctggaggagcagaggagacaggggCTTCCCCTTTTAATGCCCCCGGCTCCTGCCCCACCACTGGCAGTACACTCCCCCAGTAACTCCCAGTCCCAGCCATCCATTGTTGTACAGCAGATTCATGTTATCCAGTCTACTATTATTCAGCCACCCAAAGTTATTGAGACAAAAGCTTTAGTGAAAATGTTCAACATTTTAGCTTTGGTTGTGGCTTTGGTCTGTGTTGTTTGTTACCTCTGCCCATCAGTGGTAGGAAGGTAG
- the LOC109906931 gene encoding cyclic GMP-AMP synthase isoform X1 produces MNRTTPQRRSSSRRQTSVPSTPPREPQTIPQSWALARTSSTPVDLQPSLGREAEEGEYLDRQDGDGGSPIEDSQTGASLGQETDGNSSTPATHNSLLPRQRPHLTAQNPTPGYELAPITPELARWIRLRSQNLKLRQSDRQWAVDLVNHLRDSLLVFLKNSDEQPYFQSASVLNSGSYYEMVKIHNPNEFDMMLKLQSPSRLKMTELDQYHGLFYEVALSRPTRAHIRSFLLEDGLTISASKIIREMHRLVRKFISTYKAVPGNSWRWVVKRKRPNSPAVTLSLLELDNGKEELLSVDVVPALEVPSSQSWPLAARAGPDVNNWLGKKTRRSLTHQTCFFVPKKPPGRNLSEAAKESWRISFSHIEKELIKTHGNKRTCCESSATKCCRKQCFKLLKCLIEGLKKRYPQELDALCSYHGKTVFLHTLSIRAQDSLWTPHHLPACFMHLLGALEGHARSGLLPHFFVPTSNLFAAPTFPRKALVFLTEALEEQRRQGLPLLMPPAPAPPLAVHSPSNSQSQPSIVVQQIHVIQSTIIQPPKVIETKALVKMFNILALVVALVCVVCYLCPSVVGR; encoded by the exons ATGAACAGAACCACACCTCAGAGGAGGTCATCCTCCAGGAGACAGACCTCAGTTCCATCCACACCCCCTAGAGAGCCCCAGACAATTCCTCAATCATGGGCCCTCGCCAGGACCTCGTCCACCCCCGTCGACCTCCAACCTAGCCtgggcagagaggcagaggagggtgaGTATCTGGACAGACAAGATGGAGATGGAGGTAGCCCCATAGAGGACTCTCAGACTGGGGCATCATTGGGTCAGGAGACTGATGGAAACTCCAGTACCCCAGCCACACACAACTCACTCCTCCCTAGGCAGAGACCACACCTGACAG CCCAGAACCCCACACCAGGGTATGAGCTGGCCCCTATCACCCCAGAGCTGGCCCGCTGGATCAGGCTTCGGTCACAGAACCTCAAGCTCCGCCAGAGTGACCGCCAGTGGGCCGTGGACTTGGTCAACCATCTCCGGGACAGCCTGCTGGTCTTCCTCAAGAACAGTGACGAGCAGCCCTACTTCCAGTCAGCCTCTGTGCTCAACAGTGGTTCATACTACGAGATGGTTAAG ATACACAACCCAAATGAGTTTGACATGATGCTGAAGCTCCAGTCTCCTTCCCGCCTCAAAATGACTGAGCTGGACCAATACCACGGCCTGTTCTACGAAGTTGCTCTATCCCGACCGACGCGTGCCCACATACGGTCTTTCCTATTGGAAGATGGGCTCACCATCTCAGCCAGCAAGATCATAAGGGAAATGCACCGTCTGGTCCGAAAGTTCATCAGCACCTACAAAG CAGTGCCTGGAAATAGCTGGCGTTGGGTTGTGAAGAGGAAGCGTCCAAACTCCCCAGCGGTGACCCTTTCCCTGTTGGAGTTGGATAATGGGAAAGAGGAACTACTTTCTGTGGATGTGGTGCCAGCCTTGGAAGTGCCGTCCTCACAGAGCTGGCCTCTGGCTGCCCGCGCAGGCCCAGATGTGAACAACTGGCTGGGGAAGAAGACCCGGCGCTCTCTCACCCACCAAACTTGCTTCTTTGTGCCCAAGAAACCGCCAGGGCGTAACCTCAGTGAGGCAGCTAAAG AGAGTTGGAGGATTTCCTTTTCTCACATAGAAAAGGAACTGATCAAGACTCATGGGAACAAGAGGACCTGCTGTGAGAGCTCTGCCACCAAGTGCTGCCG tAAGCAGTGCTTTAAGCTCCTCAAGTGTCTGATCGAGGGACTGAAGAAACGCTACCCTCAGGAGCTGGATGCTCTGTGCTCCTACCATGGGAAGACAGTCTTTCTACACACCCTTTCCATCAGGGCCCAGGACTCCCTGTGGACACCGCATCATCTGCCTGCCTGCTTCATGCACCTCCTAGGGGCCCTGGAGGGCCACGCAAGGAGTGGCCTGCTACCCCACTTCTTTGTCCCCACCTCCAACCTCTTCGCCGCACCGACCTTCCCACGCAAAGCTCTGGTGTTTCTGACAGAGGCtctggaggagcagaggagacaggggCTTCCCCTTTTAATGCCCCCGGCTCCTGCCCCACCACTGGCAGTACACTCCCCCAGTAACTCCCAGTCCCAGCCATCCATTGTTGTACAGCAGATTCATGTTATCCAGTCTACTATTATTCAGCCACCCAAAGTTATTGAGACAAAAGCTTTAGTGAAAATGTTCAACATTTTAGCTTTGGTTGTGGCTTTGGTCTGTGTTGTTTGTTACCTCTGCCCATCAGTGGTAGGAAGGTAG
- the LOC109907589 gene encoding elongation factor 1-alpha: MGKEKIHINIVVIGHVDSGKSTTTGHLIYKCGGIDKRTIEKFEKEAAEMGKGSFKYAWVLDKLKAERERGITIDISLWKFETAKYYVTIIDAPGHRDFIKNMITGTSQADCAVLVVAGGVGEFEAGISKNGQTREHALLAYTLGVKQLIVGVNKMDSTEPPYSQKRFEEIQKEVSTYIKKIGYNPATVAFVPISGWHGDNMLEASPNMGWFKGWKVERKEGGANGVTLLEALDSILPPSRPTNKPLRLPLQDVYKIGGIGTVPVGRVETGTLKAGMIVTFAPANVTTEVKSVEMHHETLEAALPGDNVGFNVKNVSVKDIRRGNVAGDSKNDPPMEAGNFTAQVIILNHPGTISQGYAPVLDCHTAHIACKFSELKEKIDRRSGKKLEDNPKALKSGDAAIIVMVPGKPMCVESFAAYPPLGRFAVRDMRQTVAVGVIKAVDKKAASTGKVTKSAVKAAKAK, encoded by the exons ATGGGAAAGGAAAAGATCCACATCAACATCGTGGTCATTGGCCATGTCGACTCCGGGAAGTCCACCACCACCGGCCATCTGATCTACAAATGCGGAGGCATTGACAAGAGAACTATTGAGAAGTTCGAGAAGGAGGCTGCTGAG ATGGGCAAAGGCTCTTTCAAGTATGCCTGGGTGCTGGACAAGCTGAAGGCTGAGCGAGAGCGTGGTATCACCATCGACATTTCCCTGTGGAAGTTTGAGACCGCCAAGTACTACGTCACAATCATTGATGCCCCCGGACACAGAGACTTCATCAAGAACATGATCACTGGTACCTCTCAG GCTGATTGTGCTGTGCTGGTCGTTGCTGGTGGTGTTGGTGAGTTTGAGGCCGGTATCTCAAAGAACGGGCAGACTCGTGAGCACGCTCTCCTGGCCTACACTCTGGGAGTGAAGCAGCTCATCGTTGGTGTCAACAAGATGGACTCCACAGAGCCCCCCTACAGCCAGAAGCGTTTTGAGGAGATCCAGAAGGAGGTCAGCACCTACATCAAGAAGATCGGCTATAACCCTGCCACCGTCGCCTTTGTGCCCATCTCTGGATGGCATGGGGACAACATGCTGGAAGCCAGCCCTAAC ATGGGCTGGTTCAAGGGATGGAAGGTTGAGCGTAAGGAGGGTGGCGCTAATGGTGTGACCCTTCTGGAGGCTCTGGACTCTATCCTGCCCCCCTCCCGCCCCACCAACAAGCCTCTCCGTCTGCCCCTGCAGGACGTCTACAAAATTGGAG GTATTGGAACAGTGCCCGTGGGCCGTGTGGAGACTGGAACCCTGAAGGCCGGTATGATCGTCACCTTCGCCCCCGCTAACGTCACCACTGAAGTCAAGTCTGTGGAAATGCACCACGAGACCCTGGAAGCGGCTCTCCCCGGTGACAACGTCGGATTCAACGTCAAGAACGTGTCCGTCAAGGATATCCGTCGTGGCAACGTAGCTGGAGACAGCAAGAACGACCCTCCAATGGAGGCCGGCAACTTCACCGCTCAG GTCATCATCCTGAACCACCCGGGCACCATCTCCCAGGGCTATGCCCCCGTGCTGGATTGCCATACCGCTCACATCGCCTGCAAGTTCAGCGAGCTCAAGGAGAAGATCGACCGTCGTTCCGGCAAGAAGCTTGAGGACAACCCCAAGGCCTTGAAGTCTGGAGACGCCGCCATCATCGTCATGGTGCCAGGAAAGCCCATGTGTGTGGAGAGCTTCGCCGCCTACCCTCCCCTCG GTCGTTTTGCCGTGCGTGACATGAGGCAGACCGTGGCTGTTGGTGTCATCAAGGCCGTCGACAAGAAGGCTGCCAGCACTGGCAAGGTGACCAAGTCCGCCGTTAAGGCTGCCAAAGCCAAATGA
- the LOC109907587 gene encoding elongation factor 1-alpha, oocyte form isoform X2 yields MGKEKIHINIVVIGHVDSGKSTTTGHLIYKCGGIDKRTIEKFEKEAAEMGKGSFKYAWVLDKLKAERERGITIDISLWKFETGRYYVTIIDAPGHRDFIKNMITGTSQADCAVLVVAGGVGEFEAGISKNGQTREHALLAFTLGVKQLIVGVNKMDSTEPPYSQKRFEEIQKEVSTYIKKIGYNPATVAFVPISGWHGDNMLEASANMGWFKGWKVERKDGNANGVTLLEALDSILPPSRPTDKPLRLPLQDVYKIGGIGTVPVGRVETGTLKAGMIVTFAPANVTTEVKSVEMHHETLESAMPGDNVGFNVKNVSVKDIRRGNVAGDSKNDPPMEAGTFTAQVIILNHPGQISQGYAPVLDCHTAHIACKFSELKEKIDRRSGKKLEDAPKFLKSGDAAIVDMIPGKPMCVESFQEYPPLGRFAVRDMRQTVAVGVIKAVDKKAASSGKVTKSAVKAGKK; encoded by the exons ATGGGAAAGGAAAAGATCCACATCAACATCGTGGTCATTGGCCATGTCGACTCCGGGAAGTCCACCACCACCGGCCATCTGATCTACAAATGCGGAGGCATTGACAAGAGAACCATTGAGAAGTTCGAGAAGGAGGCTGCTGAG ATGGGCAAGGGCTCTTTCAAGTATGCCTGGGTGCTGGACAAGCTGAAGGCTGAGCGTGAGCGTGGTATCACGATTGACATTTCCCTGTGGAAGTTTGAGACCGGCAGGTACTACGTCACCATCATTGATGCCCCTGGGCACAGAGATTTCATCAAGAACATGATCACCGGTACATCTCAG gctgATTGTGCTGTGCTGGTCGTTGCTGGTGGTGTTGGTGAGTTTGAGGCCGGTATCTCAAAGAACGGGCAGACTCGTGAGCACGCTCTCCTTGCTTTCACTCTGGGAGTGAAGCAGCTCATCGTTGGTGTCAACAAGATGGACTCCACAGAGCCCCCCTACAGCCAGAAGCGTTTTGAGGAGATCCAGAAGGAGGTCAGCACCTACATCAAGAAGATCGGCTATAACCCTGCCACTGTCGCCTTTGTGCCCATCTCTGGGTGGCATGGGGACAACATGCTGGAAGCCAGCGCCAAC ATGGGCTGGTTCAAGGGATGGAAGGTCGAGCGTAAGGATGGTAACGCCAATGGTGTGACTCTGTTGGAGGCCCTGGACAGCATCCTGCCCCCATCCCGCCCCACAGACAAGCCCCTTCGTCTGCCCCTCCAGGATGTTTACAAAATCGGTG GTATTGGAACTGTACCTGTGGGCCGTGTGGAGACTGGAACCCTGAAGGCCGGTATGATCGTCACCTTCGCCCCCGCTAACGTCACCACTGAAGTCAAGTCTGTGGAGATGCACCACGAGACCCTGGAATCGGCTATGCCAGGCGACAACGTCGGATTCAACGTCAAGAACGTGTCCGTCAAGGATATCCGTCGTGGCAACGTAGCTGGAGACAGCAAGAATGACCCTCCAATGGAGGCTGGCACTTTCACTGCTCAA GTAATCATCCTGAACCACCCTGGCCAGATCTCCCAGGGCTATGCCCCTGTGCTGGATTGCCATACTGCTCACATCGCCTGCAAGTTCAGTGAGCTCAAGGAGAAGATCGACCGTCGGTCCGGCAAGAAGCTTGAAGATGCCCCCAAGTTCCTGAAGTCTGGAGATGCTGCTATCGTTGACATGATCCCCGGCAAGCCCATGTGTGTGGAGAGTTTCCAGGAATACCCCCCTCTTG GTCGTTTTGCTGTGCGTGACATGAGACAGACAGTCGCTGTCGGTGTCATCAAGGCTGTTGACAAGAAGGCCGCCTCAAGCGGCAAGGTCACAAAGTCTGCCGTTAAGGCCGGTAAAAAGTGA
- the LOC109907587 gene encoding elongation factor 1-alpha, oocyte form isoform X1 yields the protein MGKEKIHINIVVIGHVDSGKSTTTGHLIYKCGGIDKRTIEKFEKEAAEMGKGSFKYAWVLDKLKAERERGITIDISLWKFETGRYYVTIIDAPGHRDFIKNMITGTSQADCAVLVVAGGVGEFEAGISKNGQTREHALLAFTLGVKQLIVGVNKMDSTEPPYSQKRFEEIQKEVSTYIKKIGYNPATVAFVPISGWHGDNMLEASANMGWFKGWKVERKDGNANGVTLLEALDSILPPSRPTDKPLRLPLQDVYKIGGIGTVPVGRVETGTLKAGMIVTFAPANVTTEVKSVEMHHETLESAMPGDNVGFNVKNVSVKDIRRGNVAGDSKNDPPMEAGTFTAQVGILFVVGRGRLLPMTIVFVLIDHALFFQVIILNHPGQISQGYAPVLDCHTAHIACKFSELKEKIDRRSGKKLEDAPKFLKSGDAAIVDMIPGKPMCVESFQEYPPLGRFAVRDMRQTVAVGVIKAVDKKAASSGKVTKSAVKAGKK from the exons ATGGGAAAGGAAAAGATCCACATCAACATCGTGGTCATTGGCCATGTCGACTCCGGGAAGTCCACCACCACCGGCCATCTGATCTACAAATGCGGAGGCATTGACAAGAGAACCATTGAGAAGTTCGAGAAGGAGGCTGCTGAG ATGGGCAAGGGCTCTTTCAAGTATGCCTGGGTGCTGGACAAGCTGAAGGCTGAGCGTGAGCGTGGTATCACGATTGACATTTCCCTGTGGAAGTTTGAGACCGGCAGGTACTACGTCACCATCATTGATGCCCCTGGGCACAGAGATTTCATCAAGAACATGATCACCGGTACATCTCAG gctgATTGTGCTGTGCTGGTCGTTGCTGGTGGTGTTGGTGAGTTTGAGGCCGGTATCTCAAAGAACGGGCAGACTCGTGAGCACGCTCTCCTTGCTTTCACTCTGGGAGTGAAGCAGCTCATCGTTGGTGTCAACAAGATGGACTCCACAGAGCCCCCCTACAGCCAGAAGCGTTTTGAGGAGATCCAGAAGGAGGTCAGCACCTACATCAAGAAGATCGGCTATAACCCTGCCACTGTCGCCTTTGTGCCCATCTCTGGGTGGCATGGGGACAACATGCTGGAAGCCAGCGCCAAC ATGGGCTGGTTCAAGGGATGGAAGGTCGAGCGTAAGGATGGTAACGCCAATGGTGTGACTCTGTTGGAGGCCCTGGACAGCATCCTGCCCCCATCCCGCCCCACAGACAAGCCCCTTCGTCTGCCCCTCCAGGATGTTTACAAAATCGGTG GTATTGGAACTGTACCTGTGGGCCGTGTGGAGACTGGAACCCTGAAGGCCGGTATGATCGTCACCTTCGCCCCCGCTAACGTCACCACTGAAGTCAAGTCTGTGGAGATGCACCACGAGACCCTGGAATCGGCTATGCCAGGCGACAACGTCGGATTCAACGTCAAGAACGTGTCCGTCAAGGATATCCGTCGTGGCAACGTAGCTGGAGACAGCAAGAATGACCCTCCAATGGAGGCTGGCACTTTCACTGCTCAAGTAGGCATACTGTTTGTAGTTGGGCGGGGCAGGTTACTTCCCATGACAATTGTTTTTGTGCTAATTGACCACGCCTTGTTTTTCCAGGTAATCATCCTGAACCACCCTGGCCAGATCTCCCAGGGCTATGCCCCTGTGCTGGATTGCCATACTGCTCACATCGCCTGCAAGTTCAGTGAGCTCAAGGAGAAGATCGACCGTCGGTCCGGCAAGAAGCTTGAAGATGCCCCCAAGTTCCTGAAGTCTGGAGATGCTGCTATCGTTGACATGATCCCCGGCAAGCCCATGTGTGTGGAGAGTTTCCAGGAATACCCCCCTCTTG GTCGTTTTGCTGTGCGTGACATGAGACAGACAGTCGCTGTCGGTGTCATCAAGGCTGTTGACAAGAAGGCCGCCTCAAGCGGCAAGGTCACAAAGTCTGCCGTTAAGGCCGGTAAAAAGTGA